A single genomic interval of Mycolicibacterium holsaticum DSM 44478 = JCM 12374 harbors:
- a CDS encoding sulfate ABC transporter substrate-binding protein, with product MLINRKSWRTAAVVAATASLLAACGGGSSDVAGGGAETGGGDHTLTLVAYAVPEPGWSKIIPAFAATQEGEGTAVTASYGASGDQSRAVVDGKPADIVNFSVEPDVTRLVKAGKVAEDWNADATGGVPFGSVVTLVVREGNPKNIRDWDDLLQPGLEVVSPSPLSSGSAKWNLLAPYAAKSNGGQNAQAGLDFVNALVSDHIRTRPSSGREASDLFLQGTGDVLLSYENEAINIERQGKPVEHVNPPQTFKIENPVAVVTSSAHPEKANALKNFLYTPEGQKIWAEAGFRPVDPGVAMEFAGDFPAPEKLWTVDDLGGWQAVDPALFDKDNGTITKIYKEATR from the coding sequence ATGCTCATCAACCGCAAGTCCTGGCGCACCGCCGCCGTCGTCGCCGCCACGGCCAGCCTGCTGGCCGCGTGCGGCGGCGGGTCCAGCGACGTCGCGGGCGGAGGCGCGGAGACCGGCGGCGGCGACCACACGTTGACGCTGGTCGCCTACGCGGTTCCCGAACCCGGCTGGAGCAAGATCATCCCGGCGTTCGCCGCCACCCAGGAGGGCGAGGGCACCGCGGTGACCGCCTCCTACGGCGCCTCGGGTGACCAGTCGCGCGCCGTGGTCGACGGCAAGCCCGCCGACATCGTGAACTTCTCCGTCGAACCCGACGTCACCCGGTTGGTGAAGGCGGGCAAGGTCGCCGAGGACTGGAACGCCGACGCCACCGGCGGCGTCCCGTTCGGCTCGGTCGTCACGCTGGTGGTCCGCGAGGGCAACCCGAAGAACATCCGGGACTGGGACGACCTGCTGCAGCCGGGCCTCGAGGTGGTCAGCCCCAGCCCGCTCAGCTCGGGTTCGGCCAAGTGGAACCTGTTGGCGCCGTACGCCGCGAAGAGCAACGGCGGGCAGAACGCGCAGGCCGGGCTGGATTTCGTCAACGCGCTGGTGTCCGATCACATCCGGACCAGGCCGTCGTCCGGACGGGAGGCCAGCGACCTGTTCCTGCAGGGCACCGGCGATGTGCTGCTGAGCTATGAGAACGAGGCCATCAACATCGAACGGCAGGGCAAGCCCGTCGAGCATGTGAACCCGCCGCAGACGTTCAAGATCGAAAACCCCGTCGCCGTCGTCACCTCCAGCGCGCATCCCGAGAAGGCCAACGCGCTGAAGAACTTCCTCTACACGCCCGAGGGCCAGAAGATCTGGGCCGAGGCCGGCTTCCGTCCGGTCGACCCCGGGGTCGCGATGGAATTCGCAGGCGATTTCCCCGCTCCGGAGAAACTGTGGACCGTCGACGATTTGGGCGGCTGGCAGGCCGTGGATCCGGCATTGTTCGATAAGGACAACGGCACGATCACCAAGATCTACAAAGAAGCAACGAGATGA
- a CDS encoding FAD-dependent oxidoreductase, with protein sequence MPDDHRSDRTTCLVAGGGPAGIMLGLLLARAGVDVTVMEKHPDFLRDFRGDTVHASTLRLLDELGLGEQFDRMPHREIDRLTMDVQGTEVTMDLRRIPGPHKHIALVPQWDFLELLASAAEKEPTFTLLRSTEVLGPIVRGRTMVGVRYRTPDGAVRAMHAALTVACDGRSSTLRSAMGLTPKNFGAPMDVWWFRLPRNAGDPHGLAGVLGAGHAQIVIDRGDYYQCAYVIPKGRDGELRAEGVERLRRDVVALVPWLAPHTAALTSMDDVKLLNVALNRLHRWYTDGLLLIGDAAHAMSPVGGVGINLAVADAVAAARVLAGPLRTGRVSTRQLARVQIRRWVPAALIQAVQRVIHARVIAVAVGSSGPARPPLMVRLAARSSLLRRVAAYGVAIGPLPEHVPEFARR encoded by the coding sequence GTGCCGGACGACCACCGCAGCGACCGCACCACCTGCCTCGTCGCCGGCGGCGGCCCCGCCGGAATCATGCTCGGGCTGCTGCTGGCCCGCGCCGGCGTGGACGTCACGGTGATGGAAAAGCACCCCGACTTCCTGCGTGACTTCCGCGGCGACACCGTGCATGCCAGCACCCTGCGGTTGCTCGACGAACTCGGTCTCGGCGAGCAGTTCGACCGGATGCCGCACCGCGAGATCGACCGGTTGACCATGGACGTGCAGGGCACCGAGGTGACGATGGATCTGCGTCGAATCCCGGGGCCGCACAAACACATCGCGCTGGTCCCGCAGTGGGATTTCTTGGAGCTGTTGGCGTCGGCGGCCGAGAAGGAGCCGACGTTCACGCTGTTGCGCAGCACCGAGGTGCTCGGGCCGATCGTGCGCGGCCGCACCATGGTCGGGGTGCGCTACCGCACCCCCGACGGCGCGGTGCGCGCGATGCACGCGGCGCTGACCGTCGCCTGCGACGGCCGGTCCTCGACGTTGCGGTCGGCGATGGGGCTGACGCCCAAGAACTTCGGCGCGCCGATGGACGTGTGGTGGTTCCGGCTGCCGCGCAACGCCGGCGACCCGCACGGCCTGGCCGGGGTGCTCGGCGCCGGCCACGCCCAGATCGTCATCGACCGCGGCGACTACTACCAGTGCGCCTACGTCATCCCCAAGGGCCGCGACGGTGAACTGCGCGCCGAAGGCGTCGAGAGGCTGCGCCGCGACGTGGTGGCCCTGGTGCCGTGGCTGGCCCCGCACACCGCGGCGTTGACGTCGATGGACGACGTCAAGCTGCTCAACGTGGCGCTCAACCGGCTGCACCGCTGGTACACCGACGGATTGTTGCTGATCGGGGACGCCGCGCACGCGATGTCACCGGTCGGCGGGGTCGGGATCAACCTCGCGGTGGCCGACGCGGTGGCCGCCGCGCGCGTCCTGGCCGGCCCGCTGCGCACCGGCAGGGTCTCGACCAGGCAGCTGGCCCGGGTGCAGATCCGGCGGTGGGTGCCCGCGGCACTGATCCAGGCCGTGCAGCGGGTGATCCACGCGCGGGTGATCGCCGTCGCGGTGGGCTCCAGCGGCCCGGCCCGACCCCCGCTTATGG
- a CDS encoding Ms4533A family Cys-rich leader peptide, translating to MRTATGNKDGHVLALIAVGFTAVADVCCCC from the coding sequence ATGCGTACGGCAACCGGCAACAAGGACGGCCATGTGTTGGCCCTCATTGCCGTGGGTTTCACCGCTGTCGCTGATGTCTGCTGTTGTTGCTGA
- the cysT gene encoding sulfate ABC transporter permease subunit CysT, translating into MTAGLDADGPQLPPDQSGAGDAAAARGFFTSRYGNTKLRVGVATTWLSIIVLMPLAAIVWQSAGGGWEAFWQAITSNGAIQSFRVTLTVSFAVAVINLFFGLLVAWVLTRDDFVGKRLVDAIIDLPFALPTIVASLVMLALYGPNSPVGIHIQHTKWGVGVALLFVTLPFVVRSVQPVILELDREVEEAAASLGADNFTIFRLVMLPALLPSLLSGAGLAFSRAIGEYGSVVLIGGAVPGESEVSSQYIRTLIEFDDRTGAAAVSIVLLTISFVVLFILRTIGSRAAKRQELVT; encoded by the coding sequence ATGACAGCTGGCCTCGACGCGGACGGGCCACAGCTTCCGCCGGACCAGTCCGGCGCCGGCGATGCCGCAGCGGCCAGGGGGTTTTTCACCAGCCGCTACGGCAACACGAAGCTGCGCGTCGGGGTCGCCACGACGTGGCTGTCGATCATCGTGCTGATGCCGCTCGCGGCGATCGTGTGGCAATCCGCAGGCGGCGGGTGGGAGGCGTTCTGGCAGGCGATCACCTCCAACGGCGCCATCCAGTCGTTCCGGGTCACGCTGACCGTCTCGTTCGCGGTCGCGGTGATCAACTTGTTCTTCGGGCTGCTGGTGGCCTGGGTGCTCACCCGCGACGACTTCGTCGGCAAACGGTTGGTCGACGCGATCATCGACCTGCCGTTCGCCCTGCCCACCATCGTGGCGAGCCTGGTGATGCTGGCGCTCTACGGGCCGAACAGCCCGGTGGGAATCCACATCCAGCACACCAAGTGGGGCGTGGGCGTCGCGCTGCTGTTCGTCACGCTGCCGTTCGTGGTGCGCTCGGTGCAACCGGTGATCCTGGAGTTGGACCGCGAGGTCGAGGAAGCCGCGGCGTCACTGGGCGCCGACAACTTCACGATCTTCCGGCTGGTGATGCTGCCCGCGCTGCTGCCGTCCCTGCTTTCCGGGGCGGGGCTGGCGTTCTCCCGCGCGATCGGTGAGTACGGTTCGGTCGTGCTGATCGGCGGCGCGGTGCCCGGCGAGTCCGAGGTGTCCTCGCAGTACATCCGCACGTTGATCGAGTTCGACGACCGCACCGGCGCGGCCGCGGTGTCGATTGTGCTGCTGACGATCTCGTTCGTCGTGCTGTTCATCCTGCGCACCATCGGGTCGCGGGCCGCCAAGCGCCAGGAGTTGGTGACGTGA
- a CDS encoding sulfate/molybdate ABC transporter ATP-binding protein yields the protein MTTRTTTAITVRAVNKRYGDFAALDNVDFDVPSGSLTALLGPSGSGKSTLLRAIAGLDRPDTGTITINGRDVTKVPPQRRGIGFVFQHYAAFKHLTVRDNVAFGLKIRRRPKAEIKEKVDNLLEVVGLAGFQTRYPNQLSGGQRQRMALARALAVNPQVLLLDEPFGALDAKVREDLRVWLRRLHEEVHVTTVLVTHDQSEALDVADRIAVLNKGRIEQVGSPTEVYDEPANAFVMSFLGAVSSLNGSLVRPHDIRVGRNPEMAIAASDDTIAATGVVRATIDRIVMLGFEVRVELTNAASHTSFTAQITRGDAEALALKEGDTVYVRATRVPAIPAASSIPKADNADDDEALTTA from the coding sequence GTGACCACCCGGACGACCACTGCGATCACCGTGCGCGCCGTCAACAAGCGCTACGGCGACTTCGCGGCGCTGGACAACGTCGACTTCGACGTGCCGTCGGGGTCGCTGACCGCGCTGCTCGGCCCCAGCGGTTCGGGTAAGTCGACCCTGCTGCGCGCGATCGCCGGGCTGGACCGGCCCGACACCGGGACCATCACGATCAACGGCCGTGATGTCACCAAGGTGCCCCCGCAACGCCGCGGCATCGGCTTTGTGTTCCAGCACTACGCGGCGTTCAAGCATCTGACCGTGCGCGACAACGTGGCGTTCGGGCTGAAGATCCGCAGGCGGCCCAAGGCCGAGATCAAGGAGAAGGTCGACAACCTGCTGGAAGTGGTGGGGCTGGCCGGTTTCCAGACCCGATACCCCAATCAGCTCTCCGGCGGGCAACGGCAGCGCATGGCGCTGGCGCGCGCGCTCGCGGTGAACCCGCAGGTGCTGCTGCTCGACGAGCCGTTCGGCGCGCTGGACGCCAAGGTCCGGGAGGACCTGCGGGTCTGGCTGCGACGGCTGCACGAGGAGGTGCACGTCACGACCGTGCTGGTCACCCACGACCAGTCCGAAGCGCTGGACGTGGCCGATCGCATCGCGGTGCTGAACAAGGGTCGTATCGAGCAGGTCGGTTCTCCGACAGAGGTTTACGACGAGCCCGCGAACGCGTTCGTGATGTCGTTTCTGGGCGCGGTGTCGTCGCTGAACGGCAGCCTGGTGCGCCCGCACGACATCCGCGTCGGGCGCAATCCGGAGATGGCCATCGCGGCAAGCGACGACACCATCGCCGCCACCGGCGTGGTGCGGGCGACCATCGACCGGATCGTGATGCTGGGCTTCGAGGTTCGCGTCGAGCTCACCAACGCCGCGTCGCACACCTCGTTCACCGCGCAGATCACCCGTGGCGACGCCGAGGCGCTCGCGTTGAAAGAGGGCGACACCGTCTACGTTCGGGCCACCCGTGTGCCCGCGATACCGGCCGCTTCGTCAATACCCAAGGCCGACAACGCCGATGATGACGAGGCGCTGACGACGGCGTGA
- the cysW gene encoding sulfate ABC transporter permease subunit CysW: MTLSPAVRYLLRFLALGYLLFLLVVPVGLILWRTFEPGVGEFIASISTPAAISALRLSLIVVAIVVPLNVIFGVPTALVLARNRFRGKSLLQAVIDLPFAVSPVVVGVALILLWGSAGALGFVENDLGIKIIFGFPGIVLASIFVTVPYVIREVEPVLHELGTDQEEAASTLGSSAWQTFRLVTLPSIKWGLMYGVVLTVARTLGEYGAVIMVSSNLPGISQTLTLLVSDRHTRGNEYGAYAISTLLMTVAVVVLVVQVLLDVRRAKLDT, translated from the coding sequence GTGACCCTGTCGCCCGCGGTGCGCTACCTGCTGCGCTTTTTGGCGCTGGGCTACCTGCTGTTCCTGCTGGTGGTGCCGGTCGGCTTGATTCTGTGGCGCACCTTCGAGCCCGGGGTGGGCGAGTTCATCGCGTCCATCAGCACCCCGGCAGCCATTTCGGCGTTGCGCCTGTCGCTGATCGTCGTCGCGATCGTGGTGCCCCTCAACGTGATCTTCGGGGTGCCCACCGCATTGGTGTTGGCGCGCAACCGGTTCCGAGGGAAAAGCCTGCTGCAGGCGGTGATCGACCTGCCGTTCGCGGTGTCTCCGGTGGTGGTCGGTGTCGCGTTGATCCTGTTGTGGGGCTCGGCCGGGGCGCTGGGGTTCGTCGAGAACGACCTCGGCATCAAGATCATCTTCGGGTTTCCCGGCATCGTGCTCGCCAGCATCTTCGTCACCGTCCCGTACGTCATCCGCGAGGTCGAACCGGTGCTGCACGAGCTGGGCACCGACCAGGAGGAAGCCGCCTCGACACTGGGATCGAGCGCGTGGCAGACGTTCCGGCTGGTCACGCTGCCCTCGATCAAGTGGGGGCTGATGTACGGGGTGGTGTTGACCGTCGCGCGCACGCTCGGCGAATACGGCGCCGTGATCATGGTGTCGTCGAACCTGCCGGGGATATCGCAGACGTTGACGCTGCTGGTGTCCGACCGCCACACCCGCGGCAACGAGTACGGCGCCTACGCGATCTCCACGCTGCTGATGACGGTCGCAGTCGTCGTCCTGGTGGTCCAGGTGCTACTCGACGTCCGCCGCGCGAAACTGGACACCTGA